gccccctccctggaGCAGCTCCCTGGCCTCTCAGCTGAGCCTCTGGAGCAccagccactgctgcccagaatcCACACTGGGGCCCCCTATCCTAACCCCAGTACCCACTTGGTACCCACCTATGCCGCTGCACCAGCCCCTGCCAGGCGGCCCGAGCCACAGCAAGAGGGTGAAGAGTCGAATGGGCCCAAGCAGAAGTCGTGCCAGTGCTGCTCTGTCATGTGAGCCCTGGGCCAGGTATCCCATGCCCCCCTTTGGCTGGCAAAAGGACCTCAAAGCAGGTATCATCAGCCAGCACAGTGCACCTTTattgggaagggggtggagtggggagacaggaagtgAGGACCAGGCCCCTTATTGGAGTTTGAGGCTCCTACCCCTGCCTGGATCTCACAGCTACCTCGGCAACTTGGCATCAACTTTCAGATTGACCCCCGAAGGGGTGGGAGCTGCCAGAGAGGCAGTCAGTAGCTGGGACAGGCATCTCTTGGGCACTGGGAAGGTCCTGCCAAGATAGAACCCTCTGAACCTCTCCTAATGGCACCAGAGAAGTCAGGATGGCTGCAGGATTGTCCAGGAAGAAGGAGGAATTCTGCAGAGCCAGTTGTGCCCAGTGCCCTGGAGAGAGCCCCCAGGGTTGggcactgaaccacactgcctgACCCAAGCAGCATCCTTCCCTCACAACTCCTGTCTCTATGCCTCGGCTGCCTTAATACTTGAAAATAAAATCAACTCATTATTGACCCGCCATGTGTGTGAAGTGGATGTGGGAGAAGCCGGTGAAGCATAGGTTCTTACGGTCCACTCCTGCCCACAAACACGGTGGTCTCCTCCACCCCTGACCTTCCCCGTTGTCTGGAGGGCAAACTGAGATGCGGGACCTTAGGACAGAAGAGTAGGGAGGCTGAATCTGGCAGAGAACCTAGGCATCTTACCTGCCACCCAATTCTGCCACCCCACCTCCCGctacagtttggagaggaagtcGGGAGTCCTGTCCCCCAACTCCCAAAGACAGAAGGATGGCAGAAACAGTGGTGGTTCCGATGGGTTTATTCTTCTGTCTAGGCCTGGGGAACATCGTCGTTGCCCCtagagtggggaggaaaggagtcgGGGCGGGGAGCCCTCCAGGCTTTGGGACACGCCAGTCATTTCTGGCCCGGTGTtaatctcccctttctctcccaagGCTAGTAGGTTCTCGCATTTTTCGGTTCCCGCAGTTTCCTctggccccctctccccatcatcctGCACCTCCTCTTCTCCGGGCTGCATGGTGACTTGAGTGCAGTCAACTTGTCCTGCCGAGTAGAGGCCCAGTTCTTCTGGGGTGGGCAGGAAGTGCCTCTCGTAGCCAAAGGTGTGCAATGGCTGTTGGCCGGCCACTCCAGGCTGTGGTGCAGTCAGGggctccatctcctccacttctaGAAGAGGAGGTTCCTGGGGGGGCAGGGCCCTGGGGACATCCTGGGAGGCAACAGATTTGGGGCTGATGAGTTCCTGTCCTGCCCAGGAATCCTCTCGCCTCCAGGGCTGGGGTTCTATATTCTGAGCAGGCTGGACTGGGGAACTGGCGAGGTGGGTACAGGGGTGGGGCTGAAGCCCCCTGAACCACGGGGCCTCCTCCCCCAATCCCACCCTTCTGTTGGGAGACACAGGACTCCTGGCTTCCCCACCAGATCCCTTTCTCCTAGCTCTCACCTCTTCCTCCGTCCAGGCGGCTCTGCTGTTGAAAGGATCTGGGGTGTCCTCCCAGAGCCAGCGGGGTGGAAGCTTGTGGCAGATATGGAGGCAGCTGGTGGGGTATGGGAGAGGataggggtggaggagaggtgagagagagagagagagagaaaggggtttAGGGTGGAGAACCAGGTATCCTCCCTCCAGCACtgtcagtcagttgattgtaattattgagtgcttactgtgtgcagagcactgtactaagtgcttgggagagtacagtctaacaatataatagatacactccctgcccccaaagagcttacactctagagggggagacaggcattaatatgaacaaataaatgatggatatgtacataagtgctgtggggctgggcaggaagatgaataaagggagcgagtcagggcgaggcataagggagttgaagaaaaggaaaagagggtttagtcagggaaggcctcttggaggaggcctaTGTCAGCCGCAGAAAGGTGATTTGCAGAGTTTCTGCCTCCCACAGCCCTCTTGGGACTGGAGCCAGAAGCCCGGTGTCCAGTGATCCTTTCCTCACCGTTTGGAGAAGGCCAGGCCCAGTCCGCAGCCTAACAGCAGCAGCCCAGGGAGCAGCAGGCAGCCCAGTAACACCTTCCACCTGACTGTGTTCTCTGCAGAAGGACAGGAACGTCAAGGGGCGGCCAGCTGCTGCCCGGTGAGCCCCCTTTAAGACCCAGgcaccttgctcctcctcctacaGCTTTggtcctctgcccccctcccgcgTCAATCCCCTGCTGCCCTCCACCACACagtctaagcacctgggagttgCAATAGAAGGCTCGGTCCAGGGAATCCTTCCCCGGCAGAGGTGGTAGCCGTCATCCACAGCTTGTAGCGCCCACTGGACACCAGGTTCCGCAAGGTTAGATTTTGGGTGTCTGCACTCACTGAGCCCAGGACAATAGAGAAGCTATGTGTGCAGAGCCGAGGAAGACTGGGGTGGGGTAAGGGAGAGGGATCTGGTATAGcaactgggcagaggagagggatggcACCAAGCTGGTCAAGGCCCCCAAAATGAGTGGGCCTGGGTCAGGGCCCCCGGATGGGTGggcctgggtcagggactgggtgggCTTCTGGCAGATGGTCTGAGAGTGGCAGGGAGGCACAAAGGGGAGGGTGGAAAAGGAGATGGTGCTCTTACCAATGCAGAGGGTAGGAGGGCTGGTGCCCGCCTGCACATACAGGTTATAACTAATGAGGTGGCCACCACGCTGCCTGAAAGGCAACTGCTCCCATGCTACAACCGGTGCTCCCCCGGGGTCATCCTGTAACCGCTGAAGGGCTGGGCCTGCCgagggcactggggagagaatgggggtgaGTTGGGGTCATCCCCTGCCCAGGCCTTGCCCTTCCTCCAGGCTGCATGCCtcttcccgctcccctccctccacttaCCTGTCTCCTGCCCATAGCCCTGGGCTGGCAAGGAGCGGCCCAACCCTTGGGGGAAAATGCCACTCACAACCACCTGGAAGGGGACTGCCGGTGGGAAGCTCCCtatggggcaggagagagggggaaagaggcaaAGTCAGTGCTTCCTTCCCctgtttcctctgcctccccctgtccCCCTCACATTCCAgctatttccccttctccctcttcagctCCCAGTTCTAGGCTTCAGCCCTCACCATTCAGCAGGGCTCTGTGTTCCCCGGCTTGGAGTCGGATCCAGTGAAGTTCCTGGGGAGTTTGCACATCACTGGTCCACTCCACCACATACTCCTGGGGCTCCCCTCCTCGCCCAGGCTCCCAGGTTACTAGCAGCCCCTGGTTCCCTGTGCTCTTGACCCTGACTCCCTCCGGGGCAGAACCTGGACAGGGAGAAGGAGCGAATCAGTCCGAAGGAAGCCAAGTCTCTGCACAGACCAATCGATGGTCTCACCTGGACCTGGTGACCCCGGCACCTTCCAGGGCCCACACTGTGCAAAGAAAGGTTGCAGCCCTTACCCGCACACTTCAGGGTGAGGTTGGCAAAAGGTGTGCGGCCGGTAGGGTTGAAGGCCAGCACCCCTGCCCACTCTGCATCTCTGGGAAGTGAGGCTTGGCAGCAGGGGAGCACAACAGGGGGCAGGTCACAACCCCTGACCCGGAACACCACTTCATAGCTTAGATTGGCCTCATTTGGGAGCGGCTgaatggggtggggaagaaagggttAATGTCCccgtttcccccccacccccgccaccccatcCCCCTCAATCTCTGGGGAACAAAATTTCCTTCCAGTGCTGGAAGGAGAATCCCAGCCCAATCCCTCTTGTTTGTCCCACGCTGCCTCCTGCATGCAGCTTGATCTGCCAGTGGAGTGACGGCAACATGACAGCCTACGAGACTGCCAATGGGCCAAGGAGAATCCGAGAAAAGGTCTCCTTTAGctgccggggggggtgggggacggagacCACTCACCTTCCAGAGCAGCAGGGGGCTGTTACCCCCAGGCTTCGGACTGCAGAGAGATGCCGACACCCAAAGATTCACCAGGCTGCTTGGGGctggagaagagaggtggggaagaggaagacaggGGAATGAACgaggggacagagtccctgagagAAGCTTGCCAAGTGGATTCACAAGAGTCTGGGCCAGCAGGGACTAAAACTCAAGAGACCGGTTTCTCGGCACTGGCTGGGGGCCGGGAGAGACCTGCAAAAGGAGgcaacccccacctccccttccgccTCGTGCTCACCGGCCGGCACGCTCCAGAAGCTGATACTTGGGCTCCAGTCACTCCAGAAGCCTTTCTCATCCTGGAGTCGGCAGCGGATGGCCACCTCATATCTTCTGGCGGGTTCCAGGGCTTGGAGGATAAAATGGCCCATAAATGTGTCTTCTGGATCCAGCTGGCCAGAGAAAGGGTGgttagaaagagggggagaggggtaatCTGAGCATGGGTAGGCAAGCagcacagataataatgttggtatttgttaagcgcttactatgtgccaagcactgttctaagcgctggggtagatacagagtaatcaggttgtcccacgtgaggctcacagttaatccccattttacagatgaggtaactgaggcacagagaagttaagtgacttgcccacagtcacacagctgactagtggcagagccggcattcgaactcatgacctctgactcccaagcctgtgctctttccactgagccacgctgcttctctaaccaccgCAGAGGAGGGGAAGCCAGCAGGTGTCAGCAAACAGAGTCAGATGATAGACAATATGAGGCATAATGAGGAATACACTCCATGTTCTATCAGGGAATACCTCCTCAAACTAAGAAGGCTACATCACGTAATGAACAGTATACATCGCCAACTCTCCATTAGCCATGGCATGGGAACTCTGGCTGGATAATTGTAACTCTTGAGtaatcttcttccctctcctgtccttttAGAGGAGCTATGTCATATCACCAAATGAACAGGTTGAAGTTTCTCCTCTTGCCCACCGGACGGGTGGTGCTAACCAGCACTGAAACGGCCACAGAGACAGGTGTCGGAGGATCGGCTCTAGGAGATGGCATCCCATTTGCTCTACCTTGCCAGGCGATTAACAATAACACCCAATACCTTCGTTTTGTCTAGTGCTTTTAAAGCCTACCCATTTTCACATTAATGACCTCATTTTTGCTCTTGGTACCACCCTGGGTGTTGGTAGAAAGGCAggcattattatctccattttgcagatgaagaagttgaggcatagagaggttaggtgacttgcccactgtcacacggcAGGCTGGTGGGAGAGGTCAGACTCGAACATGGGTCCTCCGGCTTCCAGACGGGTGCTCTTCCACGACAATATGCTGACTCCCCAAATCATGTGATTTCCAGAACATTGTGGGTGCCAGTAAAATGGGAGGGACTGAGAACCGCTAGTGCAGCACTGGGTGGACAGACCTTATTTCTGAAGGGTCACATTACAGGCGCCCCCAACACCACAGGTCGGGAGTCACAAAGGCAGGGCACGGGGCACTTGCACATGGCACTTTATGTCCATACCCTTAATACTACTAACTGTGGtactgttaagggctcactatgcgccaagcactgtgtagggatagatacaagataatcgggttggacggagtccctgttccacacggggttcacaagctaagtaggagggagaacaggtattgacacctcatttttacagatgatgaatctgaggcccagagaagtggagtgatttgcccaaggtcacagagcaggcacgtggtggagccgggattagaacccaggtcatggcctagtggatagaccatgggcctgggagtcagaatgacctgggttctaagtccagctccgccacttgactgctttgtgaccttgggcaagtcacttaacatctctttgcctcagctacccctactgtaaaatggggattaggcctgtgagtcccgtgtggaacggggactgtgtttaacccgatttgcttgtttccgccccaagccttagtacagtgcctggcacaaaataaatgcttaacaaatgtcattagcatggctcagtgagaagagaacgggcttgggagtcagaagaagtgggttctaattccggctccgccacttgtctgctgtgtgaccttgggcaagccacttaacttctctgtgcctcaattacctcatctgtagaacggggattaagaccgtgagccccacttgggacaacgtgattaccttgtatctaccccagcacttagaacagtgcttggcacatagtgagtgcttaacaaataccatcattattattattataattgactctcaggcccaggctctttcgactAGCCCACAGTGCCctgtactctgctgcttcccctatctgtaatttattttcacgtctgtctcccactctggaccgtaagctccttgtgggcagggatcacgtctactaactctatcatattgtactctcccaagcacttagtacagtgcttggcatacagtaaatggtcaataaataccattgattgattgattgatcaatcaataaggGACTGGTCGATGCCACATGTCCCTTACCCTCATCTGGGAGCTGGAGTGAGAGGTTGCTGCAGGGAGGAAAGGTGACTGTTCGTCAGGACGCAGGGGATATCGGAGGCAGATTACAACACTGATGTAATCCTGCCATCCTGTACACTTCAAGGGCTAGTTAATGGCCGTATAATAGTGTTGGGACAGTGTACTTAGTGAAATGACCCAGGAACCCACCCATTCCTCTTCATTGTCATCCATCATCTGGGNNNNNNNNNNNNNgttaaggaattctaggcatcgatttcCCCACTGAATGCCCAGTGCCCTGAGTTACAGCAACCCAACAGCCACTCTtacacttatttatacccatcttcggcacttgtgtatgtttgctTATTCAGTTGTCTATTTAGCTATGTCATCCTGATAAATCTGTGCCACTCTGTATTCTGCAGCATGCATATATTTacctttaaattctgttgctctccctacctgtaattgatttttgtgtctctcccctgctagatcataagctccttgagggcaggaattggactgtactctcccaagctctggaacagtgctttgcatccggtaagcattcagtaaatactattgatggtttgatttctcccactatttgtaaataatttaagtCTGCCTGATTTCCTCATTAGAGGACGGGAACTGTGTGTCTGGTTCCGGTGTACTTTCTCAAAGCAgctaatagagtgctttgcacacagttgatgctgaataaatgccagcgATGATAATGACGGTGAGGATGATGATACtgatgaggataatgccaggctATTAGTTGGCACTCCAGGGGCAAGGCTTCTGAGAATCAGTGCTGCTGGAGTGTGACAGACATCAGCAGGAAAAGGGGCAAGGACGAGGCAGCGATcgttctgatcaatcaatcaatcattcaattaattattgagtgcttaaaatgagcttacggtccagagggggagacgggcattaatatgaataagtaatttataatatataatttaaagatatatacataactgctgtgaggctgagggtaaggtgaatatcaaatgcccaaaggtcaaagaGCCGAGTTCATAGAAGACCCAGATGGAAGAGGGAGCCAAGGAAAAAAGGCCTTAatgggggaaagcctcttgaaggagatgtgacctgaataaCGTTTTGAAGGCGGAAAGAGGGGGGGCTCTGGcaaatatggatggggagggagttccaggctagcagGAGGATATAGGAAAGGGGTAGGTAGTTAGAaaggtgagattggggcacagtaaaCTAGTGCTAGAAGAGCACAGTGTGAGGgcttggttgtagaaggagatcggtgaggtgaggtaggaggaggagagctgattgagtacatAAGAGCcggtggttaggagtttctgtttgacgacgaggtgaatgggcagccatcgggggttcttgagtggggagacatggactgaatttttttttttagaaaaatgatctgtgcatcagaatgaagtatggacgagagtgggcagaggcaggaggtcaggaggtcagcgaggaggcagatgcagtattcaaggtgggactggataaatgcttggattaacatggtagaggtttggctggagaggaaagggtggatcttaacAATGTCGCGAAgatagaaccggcaggatttggtgacagattgaatatgtgggtgggatgagagagatgagtcaaggtcacgggcttgtgagatagggaggagagtggtattgtctacagcgatgggaaagacggggaggacagggtttggatgggaagataacttTGGTTCTGTCATAATCTCCTGTCCGTGCTCCATAACCTGCTGTCCCAACAACCAGTGGGGTGATGCAACCCCAGGTCCAGGAGCACTCTCCGCAGACGGGGGGGCCCCTCCGGCCAGCCAACTCTCTCCACACCGATGACTCAGGCCTTATATTTGTACTGAGCTTCTACTTCTATCCCCTTGATTTCATTCgtcctcacaacatctctggaaGTTGAGATGATGCTTCTCAGGTTATAGATGGAGACACTGAGACTCAGAGGGGTTAAGCGATTTCCTCACAGAGAGACACACCGTAGATCTCTGgacttccattcattcgttcaatcgtatttattaataataataatgataatgatgttggtatttaagcgcttactaagtgcagagcactgttctaagcgctggggtagatacagggtaatcgggttgtcccacgtgaggctcacagtcaatccccattttacagatgaggtagctgaggcacagagaagtgaagtgacttgcccacagtcacacagctgacgagtggcagagctgagattcgaacccatgacctctgacttccaagcccgaactctttccactgagccatgctgtgtgcagagcactgtactaagtgcttgagaaagtacagtacaacataaacagggacattccctgcccacaatgagctcacagtctaggagctcacaggagggagacagacatcaatacaaataaataaaattacagagaaatacttaagtgctgtggggttgggggggggggggtggcgcggggaagagcaaagggagcaagtcagggtgatgtagaagggagtgagagatgaagaaaaggggggcttagtctgggaaggcctcttggaggagacgtgccttcaataaggctttgaaatgggggaaagacattgtctgttggatttgaggagggagggtgttccaggccagaggtaggacatggatcaggggtcggtggtgactTCCAGGGTCTCCAGGACAGCCTGGGATATATCACTTCCTGTCAAGCTGATGTCCCTCAGCTTTCCACATTTGTatatttccctctccctgcctctgccccctttGGCCTGCCCTCTCCGGTTCCCAGCCCTAGACTTTCCTGTCCACTCTCTTGCACCCCAAACtcaccccatccttccctgcctccccacccccttagtCCGCTGGCGGCTCGTCTGTCCTTTGACACATTAAACTGTGGCTACTCGGCTGCTGCCATGTGCCGTCagccccaacccctttccctgcTTGCACTTTCCACCTCCTgaggctgcaaggcaaagagcTGGAGCGGGACCAGGGCAAGtcgtggggaagggaaggcagtgACTGCTGGGGACACCTGTGAGGGACAACAGGAGGTCGAGGAGGGAAAAGGTTCGTGGTGATGAGGGTGGAGGAGGCCTGGAGGATACGGCACTGCAGACGCCCTGCCCCATCGCGACTGACtgccctcttcccatcccacccCGGTCCAGCTGTGCAAGTCCGCGGGGCAGAGCCATGAGGCCGTGATGTTTGGGGTGGAGGACGGCCGGTGGAGGTGGCACTGCAGACCTCCCTCCCCATCGTGGCTTCCTGCCCTCgtcccatcccaccccagcccagcccccccaGCTGTGCAACCCCGGAAGACGGAACCACAAGCCTGTGGtggtatgtgcgtgtgtgtatgttgttgggggggagaggggggttggCGGCAGTTGCTGTTAAAAAGATATATAAAAGTTTAAATAATAGAAAAACCACATGGGGCGGAAGTAGGGGAgggaagctcttggagggcaagtTTGGGGATGGGGTAGAACGGGCATGAGCCAGGAACCAGGAAGGAATGtatgaggagatggggagggcatATGGAGGGGGCAGGACTGGGTTTACCTATCGTGACAGGAAAGTGTCTTGTTTTTGGTGCTTCTCCCAGCAGGACATTCTGAAAATCGCTGGGTGGTCGGGCAAGGCTTCCAGCGTTATGCTCTTCCTCTGGGTGGCAAGAGGTAGGGTGGGGGTAGCGATGGGATTGCTTCTTCAAACTTTCTCCCTGGCATCTTCTGTGGAGTCTGGAGGAAAACCCGCCAGGGACTCGGTGTGGAGTCCCTCCCTCTGCCAACCAGAGCCGGTGGTTCCGTTGTGTTTCATTAAGTGCCAACTCAGCCCCATACACAACAAGAGGAGGCTCTCCAGGTTGGCCCGGGGCACAAAGGAACTGAGTGAGATATATACACAACTCGCGATGGGAAGGTGGGTGGGGTATAGGCCAGAGAGGACTCTAGGAAGATTCAGGTTTCAAGGAGTCATTTGAAAGAGAAAGAGTTAGGGGTCCTCTTTGgggagtagtaatgataataactgtggtattcattaagtgcttactatgtgtcaaagcactgtactaaatgcttgggtggataaaagataattaagtctcacagtgggttcacaatctgagtaggaaggagagcaggtactgaatccccattttgcagatgagggaagtgaggcccagagaagtgaagcaacttgcccaaggtcacagagcagacacgtggcagagtcaagattataaTCCAGTGAGGGACAGACTGTGAAAACACAGGAAAGGGAGGATGAGACCAGGTCTGAACTGAGAGAATACCTCAAGCTTTAATTCACGTCACATAAACTAAGAGGATGGTATGATTTGAGCTCAGGAAAAACTCATTCCGGCCATGGGGAAAACAAATGACTTCACAGGGGCCTGAACCTACATCGCTAACCTGGAAGACTCAGTTGGAGTTGCCTTGGACTCCAGTGCAGGCTCCCTTGAGGGTCTCCTTAAGatgtcagctcctcaagggccgGGAGCTTTCTAGTGAGATTGAGAACAGTAACAGAGAGGGCTGACTTGTGGGTCAATGTAGCTCTCCTCACGAACCTCTGAATCCCCTCACTGCTTTCTGTCTGAGAAATTCTAACCCCAGCCTGGGGTCTTAGCTGCCATCAGGTTCTGAATGGGTCCCCCAGGTCCTGCCTGCCCTGGACCTGACTGTCTGGGTCAGAAGGGCAGATGAAAGCAAAGTGAAGGAGCCAGTGAGCCCCCAtgatctcttcccctccttcttgcctcctcctccttccagctccccccctcctccacatATACACACCCCTTGGTCACTATGGAGACCAGAACaaagcctctctctcccctcttttctggATTGTTAATTGTCCTTACTCCATG
This sequence is a window from Ornithorhynchus anatinus isolate Pmale09 chromosome 7, mOrnAna1.pri.v4, whole genome shotgun sequence. Protein-coding genes within it:
- the IL27RA gene encoding interleukin-27 receptor subunit alpha, giving the protein MGHFILQALEPARRYEVAIRCRLQDEKGFWSDWSPSISFWSVPAAPSSLVNLWVSASLCSPKPGGNSPLLLWKPLPNEANLSYEVVFRVRGCDLPPVVLPCCQASLPRDAEWAGVLAFNPTGRTPFANLTLKCAGSAPEGVRVKSTGNQGLLVTWEPGRGGEPQEYVVEWTSDVQTPQELHWIRLQAGEHRALLNGSFPPAVPFQVVVSGIFPQGLGRSLPAQGYGQETVPSAGPALQRLQDDPGGAPVVAWEQLPFRQRGGHLISYNLYVQAGTSPPTLCIVSADTQNLTLRNLVSSGRYKLWMTATTSAGEGFPGPSLLLQLPENTVRWKVLLGCLLLPGLLLLGCGLGLAFSKRCLHICHKLPPRWLWEDTPDPFNSRAAWTEEEDVPRALPPQEPPLLEVEEMEPLTAPQPGVAGQQPLHTFGYERHFLPTPEELGLYSAGQVDCTQVTMQPGEEEVQDDGERGPEETAGTEKCENLLALGEKGEINTGPEMTGVSQSLEGSPPRLLSSPL